A region of Mammaliicoccus sp. Dog046 DNA encodes the following proteins:
- the plsY gene encoding glycerol-3-phosphate 1-O-acyltransferase PlsY has protein sequence MMTFVVIILSYLVGCFPSGLVLGKLFYKKDIRNFGSGNLGATNTFRVLGKKAGFIVMFLDIFKGFIVVFFPLWFNVDVPSIFVGICAVIGHVYPIFLKFRGGKAVATSAGAVLGVHPLLLLSLALIFILVLYFTKYVSLSSMIAGICCLIGAIIIGDIPFIIVSFAIMVILIVRHRSNIVRIFAGNEPKIKWM, from the coding sequence ATAATGACATTTGTTGTTATTATACTTAGCTACTTAGTTGGATGTTTCCCTAGTGGCCTTGTATTAGGTAAATTATTTTATAAAAAAGACATTAGAAATTTTGGAAGTGGCAATCTAGGTGCCACAAATACATTTAGAGTTTTAGGTAAAAAAGCCGGATTTATTGTTATGTTCCTAGATATTTTTAAAGGATTTATTGTAGTATTCTTTCCGTTATGGTTTAACGTAGATGTACCAAGTATATTCGTTGGTATATGCGCAGTTATTGGTCATGTATATCCGATTTTCTTGAAATTTAGAGGTGGTAAAGCCGTAGCAACAAGTGCTGGAGCTGTACTTGGTGTACACCCATTATTACTTTTAAGTCTTGCACTTATTTTTATACTTGTATTATATTTTACAAAATATGTATCATTATCAAGTATGATTGCGGGTATATGTTGTTTAATAGGTGCTATTATTATAGGAGATATACCATTTATAATTGTTTCTTTCGCTATAATGGTTATATTAATTGTAAGGCATCGCTCAAATATTGTTAGAATATTTGCAGGTAATGAACCAAAAATCAAATGGATGTAA
- the menI gene encoding 1,4-dihydroxy-2-naphthoyl-CoA hydrolase MenI — MIYSETPIDVRYAETDKMGVVYHANYAIWFEVARTDYIYKAGFSYADMENAGIISPVVDLNIKYKQSITYPERVIVKTWISHYSPIRSIYSYEVINENKEVVCTGTTTHVCLKKGTNRPIRLDKSFPEWHNAYLKIHEETEQGIDRKL; from the coding sequence ATGATTTATAGTGAAACACCGATAGATGTAAGATATGCAGAAACAGATAAAATGGGTGTTGTATATCATGCGAATTATGCAATTTGGTTTGAGGTAGCACGTACGGATTATATATATAAAGCCGGGTTTAGTTATGCAGATATGGAGAATGCGGGAATCATTTCGCCAGTCGTAGATTTGAATATTAAATATAAACAATCCATCACGTATCCAGAGCGAGTTATTGTGAAGACATGGATTTCTCATTATTCACCGATAAGATCCATTTATTCATATGAAGTGATAAATGAAAATAAAGAAGTCGTTTGTACCGGTACTACAACGCATGTATGCTTGAAAAAAGGAACAAACAGACCTATTAGATTAGATAAAAGCTTCCCAGAATGGCATAATGCTTATTTGAAAATTCATGAAGAAACAGAGCAAGGTATTGACCGTAAATTATAA
- the acnA gene encoding aconitate hydratase AcnA: MSSSLKEQSKKSFELNGKTYTFYSLKTLDELGLSNVEKLPYSIRVLLESVLRQFDGRVIKEEHIMNLAKWGKSNDANAEVPFKPSRVILQDFTGVPAVVDLASLRKAMNDVGGDVSKINPEVPVDLVIDHSVQVDSYGLPKSLEMNMKLEFERNIERYQFLNWATKSFDNYRAVPPATGIVHQVNLEYLASVVHVREENNELVTFPDTLVGTDSHTTMINGIGVLGWGVGGIEAEAGMLGQPSYFPVPEVIGVKLTNELPQGTTATDLALRVTEELRKKGVVGKFVEFFGPGVEKLPLADRATIANMAPEYGATCGFFPVDEESLSYLRLTGRSEEQVEVVEQYLKENNMFFKAENVEPTYTDVVNLDLSTIEASLSGPKRPQDLITLSNMQKSFVDSVTAPAGNQGHGFDKAEFDKKIDIALPDGKNTSMTTGDIAIAAITSCTNTSNPYVMLGAGLVAKKAIEKGLKVPEYVKTSLAPGSKVVTGYLRDAGLQSYLDQLGFNLVGYGCTTCIGNSGPLLPEIEKAIADEDLLVTSVLSGNRNFEGRIHPLVKANYLASPQLVVAYALAGTVNIDLQNDPIGKGSNGEDVYLTDIWPSIEEVKDTVLSVVTPELFREEYNSVFESNEIWNQIETTDQPLYDFDPTSTYIQNPTFFEGLSKEPADIQPLSDLRVMGKFGDSVTTDHISPAGAIGKDTPAGKYLQDHDVAIRDFNSYGSRRGNHEVMMRGTFANIRIKNQLAPGTEGGYTTYWPTEEVMPIFDASMKYQENGTGLCVLAGNDYGMGSSRDWAAKGTNLLGVKTVIAQSYERIHRSNLVMMGVLPLQFKQGDSADSLGLTGREAISVDIHEGVKPRDILKVTATSEDGKVTEFEALARFDSEVEIDYYRHGGILQMVLRNKLA; this comes from the coding sequence ATGAGCTCAAGTTTAAAAGAACAATCTAAGAAATCTTTTGAATTGAACGGTAAAACATACACGTTTTATAGCTTGAAAACGTTAGACGAATTAGGATTATCAAACGTTGAAAAGTTACCATATTCAATTCGTGTATTATTGGAGTCAGTTTTAAGACAATTCGATGGACGTGTTATTAAAGAAGAACATATCATGAATTTAGCTAAATGGGGTAAATCAAACGATGCAAATGCAGAAGTACCATTTAAACCATCTCGTGTAATCCTTCAAGATTTCACTGGTGTACCTGCAGTAGTTGATTTAGCATCATTACGTAAAGCAATGAACGATGTTGGTGGAGATGTATCTAAAATCAATCCAGAAGTACCCGTTGATTTAGTAATTGACCACTCAGTTCAAGTAGATAGCTATGGTTTACCAAAATCATTAGAAATGAATATGAAATTAGAATTCGAACGTAACATTGAGCGTTACCAATTCTTAAATTGGGCAACAAAATCATTCGATAATTATCGTGCCGTACCACCTGCAACTGGTATCGTTCACCAAGTAAACTTAGAATATTTAGCAAGTGTTGTACATGTTCGTGAAGAAAACAATGAACTTGTAACATTCCCAGATACATTAGTTGGTACAGATTCACATACAACTATGATTAACGGTATTGGTGTTCTTGGTTGGGGTGTTGGTGGTATCGAAGCAGAAGCAGGCATGTTAGGCCAACCTTCATACTTCCCAGTTCCAGAAGTTATCGGTGTTAAATTAACAAATGAATTACCTCAAGGAACTACAGCTACAGACTTAGCTTTACGTGTTACAGAAGAATTACGTAAAAAAGGTGTTGTAGGTAAATTTGTAGAATTCTTTGGCCCTGGCGTTGAGAAATTACCATTAGCAGATCGTGCAACAATTGCTAATATGGCACCTGAATACGGTGCAACTTGTGGTTTCTTCCCAGTTGATGAAGAATCATTAAGCTACTTACGTCTTACAGGTCGTTCAGAAGAACAAGTAGAAGTTGTTGAACAATACTTAAAAGAAAATAACATGTTCTTTAAAGCTGAAAATGTTGAGCCAACATACACAGATGTTGTGAATTTAGATTTATCAACAATTGAAGCATCATTATCAGGACCTAAACGTCCTCAAGATTTAATTACATTAAGTAACATGCAAAAATCATTCGTTGATTCAGTTACTGCTCCAGCTGGCAACCAAGGTCATGGTTTTGACAAAGCTGAATTTGATAAGAAAATTGATATCGCATTACCAGACGGTAAAAATACTTCTATGACTACAGGTGATATTGCTATCGCAGCAATCACTTCATGTACAAATACTTCAAATCCTTATGTAATGTTAGGTGCTGGTTTAGTAGCTAAAAAAGCAATTGAAAAAGGATTAAAAGTACCTGAATATGTGAAAACATCACTTGCACCAGGTTCTAAAGTTGTAACAGGTTATTTAAGAGATGCTGGATTACAATCATACCTAGATCAACTTGGCTTTAATCTTGTTGGTTATGGTTGTACGACTTGTATCGGTAACTCAGGTCCATTATTACCTGAAATCGAAAAAGCGATTGCTGACGAAGATTTACTAGTAACTTCAGTGTTATCTGGTAACCGTAACTTCGAAGGTCGTATCCATCCACTAGTGAAAGCAAACTATTTAGCATCACCACAATTAGTAGTTGCTTATGCATTAGCAGGTACAGTAAATATTGATTTACAAAATGATCCAATTGGTAAAGGATCAAATGGCGAAGATGTTTATTTAACAGATATTTGGCCATCAATTGAAGAAGTTAAAGATACAGTATTATCTGTTGTAACGCCTGAACTATTCAGAGAAGAATACAATTCAGTATTTGAATCTAATGAAATTTGGAATCAAATTGAAACAACAGATCAACCATTATATGACTTTGATCCAACTTCAACTTATATCCAAAATCCAACATTCTTTGAAGGGTTATCTAAAGAACCAGCGGATATCCAACCTTTAAGCGACTTACGCGTTATGGGTAAATTTGGTGACTCAGTAACAACTGACCATATTTCTCCTGCAGGTGCGATCGGTAAAGATACACCAGCTGGTAAGTACTTACAAGACCATGATGTTGCAATTAGAGACTTTAACTCATACGGTTCTCGTCGTGGTAACCACGAAGTAATGATGAGAGGTACATTTGCTAATATTCGTATTAAGAACCAATTAGCGCCAGGTACTGAAGGTGGTTATACAACTTATTGGCCTACAGAAGAAGTAATGCCAATATTTGATGCATCTATGAAATACCAAGAAAATGGTACTGGTTTATGTGTATTAGCTGGTAATGACTATGGTATGGGATCATCTCGTGACTGGGCAGCTAAAGGTACAAACTTATTAGGTGTTAAAACAGTTATTGCACAAAGTTACGAACGTATTCACCGTTCAAACTTAGTGATGATGGGTGTACTTCCATTACAATTTAAACAAGGTGATTCTGCTGATAGCCTTGGATTAACAGGTAGAGAAGCCATTTCTGTTGATATTCATGAAGGTGTTAAACCACGTGATATTCTTAAAGTGACGGCTACAAGCGAAGACGGTAAAGTAACTGAATTCGAAGCTTTAGCACGATTTGATTCTGAAGTTGAAATTGATTACTACAGACACGGTGGTATATTACAAATGGTATTGAGAAATAAATTAGCATAA
- a CDS encoding HesB/YadR/YfhF family protein produces MNLEITDKAMNWFKNELDFTDDQALRFFVRYGGEFQLKQGFSPAFTVEPLSTSEIGFKDEKDDIPFFIDEKDLWYFEGNDLVIDLNDNDEIKYVARTSN; encoded by the coding sequence ATGAATCTAGAAATTACAGATAAAGCTATGAATTGGTTTAAGAATGAATTAGATTTTACTGATGATCAAGCACTTAGATTCTTTGTACGTTATGGTGGCGAATTTCAATTAAAACAAGGGTTCTCACCTGCTTTTACAGTTGAACCACTAAGCACATCAGAAATAGGCTTTAAAGACGAGAAGGACGATATTCCCTTTTTCATCGATGAAAAAGATTTATGGTATTTCGAAGGCAATGATTTAGTTATTGATTTAAATGATAACGATGAAATAAAATATGTAGCAAGAACTTCAAATTAA
- the parC gene encoding DNA topoisomerase IV subunit A, translated as MVEQIQNLPLEDVIGDRFGRYSKYIIQDRALPDVRDGLKPVQRRILFAMYKDGNTFERNFRKSAKTVGNVIGNYHPHGDTSVYDAMVRMSQDWKLRHVLIEMHGNNGSIDNDPPAAMRYTEAKLSKLADVLLQDIDKETVEHVQNFDDTAMEPMVLPARYPNLLVNGSTGISAGYATDIPPHNLGEVIDATLKLIDKPSASIDELLEYIKGPDFPTGGIIQGLDGIKKAYKTGKGKIVVRSKVEIETIRGGREQIVVTEVPFEVNKGTLVKKIDELRADKKIEGIMEVRDETDREGLRIAIELKKDINSEGVLNYLYKNTDLQVLYHFNMVAINKRRPELLGLKQILESYIEHQKEVVTKRSRFELSQAEKRMHIVEGLIKALSILDEVIETIRASNNKRDAKENLIEKYEFTEAQAEAIVMLQLYRLTNTDIVSLESEYDELQKTIEKLKDILGNESSLLKVIKSELRAVRKEFANDRLTIIEEKISEIKIEKEILVPSEETIVSVTHDGYIKRTSNRSYQASGVEEVGLKDGDYLLKHERMNTQDTLIAFTSKGHYLFIPVHEIVDLKWKELGKHISQVIPISDDERIIDVYKETDFKPSTNYIIATKNGMIKKSTNDKFKATRITKPLVAIKLKGDDEVVSVLKIQEDEIITVITEKGMSLTYDTDELSDIGLKAAGVKSINLKDDDKVVMTETLPSDQYVLIVTDRGSVKRMKADQFVPAKRAQRGLMILKELKSRSHKIVNALTSSEEENCIISSEKDKTKVNTNEFNFSERYTNGRFIVDENDFGQVLNAYFEAKTIE; from the coding sequence ATGGTTGAACAAATACAAAACCTTCCTTTAGAAGATGTAATTGGAGATCGCTTTGGTAGATATAGTAAGTATATTATTCAAGATAGAGCGTTGCCAGACGTTAGAGACGGCTTGAAGCCAGTTCAACGAAGAATATTATTTGCTATGTATAAAGATGGGAATACGTTTGAAAGAAATTTTAGAAAAAGTGCTAAAACAGTTGGTAACGTAATCGGTAACTATCACCCACATGGCGATACTTCCGTTTATGATGCTATGGTTCGTATGAGTCAAGATTGGAAGTTAAGACATGTATTGATAGAAATGCATGGTAATAACGGTAGTATCGATAATGACCCACCAGCAGCAATGCGTTATACAGAAGCGAAGTTAAGTAAATTAGCAGATGTCTTGTTACAAGATATTGATAAAGAGACAGTAGAACACGTTCAAAACTTTGATGATACTGCAATGGAACCAATGGTATTACCAGCTAGATATCCTAACTTATTAGTGAATGGTTCAACAGGTATTTCTGCAGGATATGCAACTGACATTCCTCCACATAATTTAGGTGAAGTTATAGATGCTACATTAAAGCTAATTGATAAACCTAGTGCATCTATTGATGAGTTACTTGAATACATTAAAGGACCTGATTTTCCAACTGGTGGTATTATTCAAGGACTAGACGGTATTAAGAAAGCATATAAAACCGGTAAAGGTAAAATTGTAGTACGTAGTAAGGTAGAAATTGAAACAATCAGAGGCGGTCGTGAACAAATCGTCGTTACGGAAGTGCCTTTTGAAGTGAATAAGGGTACACTTGTCAAAAAAATTGATGAGTTACGTGCGGATAAGAAGATAGAAGGCATTATGGAAGTTCGCGATGAGACGGATAGAGAAGGTTTACGAATTGCAATAGAACTTAAAAAAGATATTAACAGTGAAGGTGTACTTAATTATTTATATAAAAATACAGACCTTCAAGTGCTTTATCATTTTAATATGGTCGCAATTAATAAACGTCGCCCTGAATTATTAGGATTAAAGCAGATTCTCGAAAGTTATATTGAACATCAAAAAGAAGTCGTTACTAAACGTTCTCGATTTGAACTATCTCAAGCAGAAAAACGTATGCATATTGTTGAAGGATTGATAAAAGCATTATCTATTCTTGATGAAGTAATCGAAACAATTAGAGCTTCTAACAATAAACGAGATGCTAAAGAAAACTTAATCGAAAAATATGAATTTACAGAAGCACAAGCAGAAGCAATTGTGATGTTACAATTATATCGCTTAACTAATACAGATATTGTTTCACTTGAATCAGAATACGATGAGTTACAAAAAACAATCGAAAAACTAAAAGACATACTTGGTAATGAATCTTCATTATTGAAAGTGATCAAAAGTGAATTGAGAGCAGTTCGTAAAGAATTTGCAAACGATAGATTAACAATTATCGAAGAGAAAATTTCTGAAATTAAAATTGAAAAAGAAATCCTCGTACCAAGTGAAGAAACAATCGTTTCTGTAACACATGATGGTTATATTAAAAGAACGTCAAATCGTAGTTATCAAGCGAGCGGTGTTGAAGAAGTCGGCTTGAAAGACGGCGATTATTTACTTAAACATGAGCGAATGAATACGCAAGATACGCTTATTGCGTTTACTTCTAAAGGTCACTACTTGTTTATTCCTGTACATGAAATCGTTGATTTGAAATGGAAAGAATTGGGTAAACATATATCTCAAGTAATTCCTATTAGTGATGATGAAAGAATTATTGACGTTTATAAGGAAACGGATTTCAAACCGTCAACGAACTATATCATTGCAACGAAAAATGGCATGATCAAGAAATCAACAAATGATAAATTTAAAGCGACGAGAATTACAAAACCTTTAGTAGCAATTAAATTAAAAGGTGATGACGAAGTTGTTTCAGTCTTGAAAATTCAAGAAGATGAAATCATTACGGTTATTACTGAAAAAGGCATGAGCTTAACTTATGACACAGACGAATTATCGGATATTGGATTAAAAGCTGCGGGTGTTAAATCGATTAATCTTAAAGATGACGATAAAGTAGTAATGACTGAAACATTACCAAGTGATCAATATGTCTTAATTGTTACTGACCGTGGATCAGTGAAACGAATGAAAGCAGACCAATTTGTTCCAGCTAAAAGAGCACAACGTGGTTTAATGATCTTAAAAGAATTAAAATCTCGATCTCATAAAATCGTAAATGCGTTAACAAGTTCTGAAGAAGAAAATTGTATTATTTCGTCAGAAAAAGATAAAACAAAAGTAAATACGAATGAATTTAATTTTAGTGAACGTTATACAAACGGTCGATTTATAGTCGATGAAAATGACTTTGGGCAAGTATTGAATGCATATTTTGAAGCAAAAACAATTGAATAA
- the parE gene encoding DNA topoisomerase IV subunit B: MYSKRNERTFVGGVILNKQAKVQYGEDSIQVLEGLEAVRKRPGMYIGSTDVRGLHHLVYEIVDNSVDEILNGFGTEIEVTIHKDNSISISDNGRGMPTGLHKTGKPTPEVIFTVLHAGGKFGQGGYKTSGGLHGVGASVVNALSEWLEVTIYRDGHIYKQKFKDGGTPVTTLEKKGKTRKTGTTVHFKPDAKIFKSTTHFNFETLSERLQESAFLLRALKIKITDLREDEPREVVYHYEEGIKEFVKYLNEGKDVLHDVAMFSGESNQIEVDISFQFNDQYSETILSFVNNVRTKDGGTHETALKASFTRVFNEYARKIGELKQKDKNLDGSDIREGLTAIISVRIPEDLLQFEGQTKSKLGTTEARAAVDSVMSDQLPFYLEEKGQLSKSLLKKAVKASQAREAARKAREEARNGKKNKRKETLLSGKLTPAQSKNTEKNELYLVEGDSAGGSAKLGRDRKFQAILPLRGKVINTEKAKLEDIFKNEEINTIIHTIGAGVGADFNIEDSNYNKVIIMTDADTDGAHIQVLLLTFFFKYMRPLLEAGKVYIALPPLYKVEKGKGKSKQVEYAWTDEDLDALMKKIGKGFTLQRYKGLGEMNADQLWETTMDPETRTLIRVSIDDEVRSQRRVTTLMGDKVEPRREWIERHVQFGMQEDQSILESDDVQVLDDEIDRTEEEVK, encoded by the coding sequence ATGTATAGCAAAAGAAACGAACGTACGTTTGTAGGAGGAGTAATATTGAATAAACAAGCAAAGGTTCAATATGGTGAAGATTCAATACAAGTACTTGAAGGGTTAGAAGCAGTTAGAAAAAGACCTGGTATGTACATTGGATCAACAGATGTTCGCGGACTTCACCATTTAGTATATGAAATCGTAGATAACTCTGTTGATGAAATTTTAAATGGATTTGGTACAGAAATAGAAGTTACCATCCATAAAGATAATAGTATTTCTATAAGTGATAATGGACGAGGGATGCCAACGGGATTACATAAGACTGGGAAACCAACTCCTGAAGTAATCTTTACAGTTCTACATGCAGGGGGTAAATTTGGCCAAGGTGGTTATAAAACATCAGGCGGATTACATGGTGTAGGTGCATCAGTAGTAAACGCTTTAAGTGAATGGTTAGAAGTAACGATTTATAGAGATGGTCATATTTATAAACAGAAATTCAAAGATGGCGGGACGCCTGTAACAACATTAGAGAAAAAGGGGAAAACACGTAAAACAGGTACTACTGTGCATTTTAAACCAGATGCAAAAATCTTCAAATCAACAACGCATTTTAATTTTGAAACGTTAAGTGAGAGATTACAAGAATCTGCTTTCTTATTAAGAGCGTTAAAAATTAAAATTACGGATTTAAGAGAAGATGAACCAAGAGAAGTCGTCTATCATTATGAAGAAGGTATTAAAGAATTTGTTAAATATTTAAATGAAGGTAAAGATGTACTACATGATGTGGCGATGTTCAGCGGTGAATCGAATCAAATAGAAGTTGATATAAGCTTCCAATTTAACGATCAATATTCTGAAACAATCTTAAGTTTCGTGAATAACGTACGTACGAAAGACGGCGGTACACATGAAACAGCATTAAAAGCTTCTTTCACAAGAGTATTTAATGAATATGCTCGTAAAATTGGGGAGCTTAAACAAAAAGACAAGAATTTAGATGGTAGTGATATCCGTGAAGGATTAACTGCAATCATTTCAGTAAGAATACCTGAAGACTTATTACAATTCGAAGGACAAACGAAATCTAAACTGGGTACTACAGAAGCACGTGCTGCAGTTGATTCAGTTATGTCAGATCAACTTCCATTCTATTTAGAAGAGAAGGGTCAACTTTCTAAATCATTGCTGAAAAAAGCAGTTAAAGCATCACAGGCACGTGAAGCTGCTAGAAAAGCACGTGAAGAAGCACGTAACGGGAAAAAGAATAAACGTAAAGAGACTTTACTTTCTGGTAAATTGACACCAGCTCAAAGTAAAAACACCGAAAAAAATGAACTTTATTTAGTTGAGGGTGACTCTGCAGGTGGTAGTGCTAAACTTGGTAGAGATCGTAAATTCCAAGCTATTTTACCATTAAGAGGTAAAGTAATTAATACTGAAAAAGCGAAACTCGAAGATATATTTAAAAATGAAGAGATCAACACAATTATTCATACAATTGGTGCAGGTGTAGGGGCTGACTTCAATATTGAAGATAGTAACTATAACAAAGTAATTATCATGACCGATGCTGATACAGATGGTGCGCACATTCAAGTCTTATTATTAACATTCTTCTTTAAATATATGCGACCACTGTTAGAAGCTGGAAAGGTTTATATCGCTTTACCACCATTGTATAAGGTAGAAAAAGGTAAAGGTAAGAGCAAACAAGTTGAATATGCTTGGACAGACGAAGATTTAGATGCACTGATGAAGAAAATTGGTAAAGGATTCACCTTACAACGATACAAAGGTTTAGGGGAAATGAATGCTGATCAATTATGGGAAACAACGATGGATCCTGAAACACGTACACTTATTAGAGTGAGTATTGATGATGAAGTGCGTTCTCAACGACGAGTAACAACATTAATGGGTGATAAAGTAGAACCACGTCGTGAATGGATTGAAAGACATGTTCAATTTGGTATGCAAGAAGATCAAAGTATACTTGAAAGTGATGATGTTCAAGTATTAGATGATGAAATTGATAGAACAGAGGAGGAAGTTAAGTAA
- a CDS encoding alanine/glycine:cation symporter family protein: MKNIDSYIPSWFTNFVQWGNDLIWTQNLIFLLLLAGLFFTLSSRVVQLRWLPEMFRVIFEKPETLEDGKKGISSFQAFAISAASRVGTGNIAGVATAIVLGGPGAVFWMWVIAFIGAASAFFEATLAQVYKVKDKEGGFRGGPAYYIERGLGQKWLGVIFAILITVTFAFVFNTVQSNTIAASLNEQYEFSNVATGVILAIITALVIFGGVRSIATVSSFIVPIMAVGYIILVGYILFMNIDQVWPMIQNIIRSAFGLHPAFGGAIGFAVMQGIKRGLFSNEAGMGSAANAAATAAVSHPVKQGLIQALGVFFDTMIICTATAIMLLLYTDLQFGPTADQGVAVTQKALTNHVGDFGGIFLTIAVFMFAFSSIIGNYYYGQSNIEYLTKNKFVMFLFRLLVVGMVFIGSVVQVQTVWDTADLFMGLMAIINIVALFGLATVVFEVTKDYRAQRKRKLNPVFKIENINANFRNIEAWGNNPYNRDEKHSNQTETNKQATTLDKEPSEDHKDKEL, translated from the coding sequence TTGAAGAACATTGATAGTTATATCCCAAGTTGGTTTACTAATTTTGTACAATGGGGTAATGATTTAATTTGGACTCAGAACTTAATTTTTCTTTTGCTATTAGCAGGTCTGTTTTTTACATTAAGTTCTAGAGTTGTTCAATTAAGATGGCTACCTGAAATGTTTAGAGTCATCTTTGAAAAACCTGAAACACTTGAAGATGGTAAGAAAGGTATTTCTTCTTTCCAAGCATTTGCTATAAGTGCAGCTTCTCGTGTTGGAACAGGTAATATCGCCGGTGTTGCTACAGCGATTGTATTAGGTGGTCCTGGTGCAGTGTTTTGGATGTGGGTTATTGCATTTATTGGTGCAGCCAGTGCTTTCTTTGAAGCAACATTAGCACAAGTCTATAAAGTAAAAGATAAAGAAGGCGGCTTTAGAGGCGGCCCAGCTTATTACATAGAACGTGGGTTAGGGCAAAAATGGTTAGGTGTTATTTTCGCAATATTAATCACTGTAACATTTGCATTTGTATTTAATACTGTTCAATCAAATACAATCGCTGCGTCTTTAAATGAGCAATATGAATTTTCAAATGTGGCAACAGGGGTAATTCTTGCGATTATTACTGCGTTAGTTATCTTTGGTGGTGTTAGAAGTATTGCTACAGTATCTTCTTTCATCGTGCCTATTATGGCAGTCGGCTATATTATTTTAGTAGGTTATATTCTATTCATGAATATCGATCAAGTTTGGCCAATGATACAAAACATCATTAGAAGTGCATTTGGTTTACATCCTGCATTTGGAGGGGCAATTGGTTTTGCTGTTATGCAAGGTATTAAACGTGGATTATTCTCAAATGAAGCTGGTATGGGTTCTGCAGCCAACGCAGCAGCAACTGCAGCAGTAAGTCACCCAGTGAAACAAGGGTTAATTCAAGCATTAGGTGTATTCTTTGACACAATGATTATTTGTACAGCGACAGCAATCATGTTGTTATTGTATACAGATTTACAATTTGGTCCAACTGCCGACCAAGGTGTAGCTGTTACGCAAAAAGCTTTAACAAACCATGTAGGTGATTTTGGTGGTATTTTCTTAACGATTGCAGTATTTATGTTTGCCTTCTCATCAATTATCGGTAACTACTATTATGGACAATCTAACATTGAATATTTAACAAAGAATAAATTTGTAATGTTCTTATTTAGACTTTTAGTAGTAGGTATGGTGTTTATAGGATCAGTTGTTCAAGTACAAACAGTTTGGGATACAGCAGATTTATTTATGGGTCTAATGGCTATCATTAATATCGTGGCATTATTTGGACTTGCAACTGTTGTATTTGAAGTTACTAAAGATTATAGAGCGCAAAGAAAACGTAAGCTCAATCCTGTATTCAAAATTGAAAACATAAACGCTAACTTCAGAAACATCGAAGCTTGGGGTAACAACCCATATAATAGAGATGAAAAACATAGTAATCAAACAGAAACGAACAAACAAGCAACAACTTTAGATAAAGAACCAAGTGAAGATCACAAAGATAAAGAATTATAA